Genomic DNA from Candidatus Thermoplasmatota archaeon:
ACACCTACTGAATCCGTCCCTTGCTTCGGAAATCCACATTCATCAATATGCACTGAACCATCGGTTTTATCTCCAACATACTCAATGACATCGCGTTGAATGTGGTCAAGAACCGGTCGATGGTTCCATGGTGAATTTGAAACAAAATGCTGTAAGGACTGACTGTTACAATCAGGAACATCTAATGCATATGAACACATGTTACCTCTTCCAGTTCCCAGCAGTTTACCCTGGATATATTGAAATGATTGTTTGACCATATTTCTGGTTTTCGTTATAAAATGCAGGGTATATCGATTATGGAAACGTTGAAGTTTATCATGTGATCCCCGTATATCCTTTACGGATAATGAAAAGTTCATTCTATCATCCCATCCACTGACGAAAAAGTGGATGAAGATTTAATAGTGTCGCAAAGCTTGTAAATCATACAAAAAAAGTTAATGTGACATTGTCAAGCTAATATAAACTTTTTTTGGAGTACTAATTTTTTTATTTTTTAAATCTCTTGGGCCATCCCTCTTTCTTAAAAAAATCAAGGATACCTGCAAACATAGCTGTTAATGCCGCAGCGATACATAGGTAGAAACCAGTACCTAAACCCCATTTTGATGGGATATAAACTGCGTTACCATTTGGTAATGTTACATCTAGTATACCCTCACCTGTTAAACTACCTAGTGTTAACTCTGTTATTAGACTCATCCCGAAATAGAAAGCTATAACCACTAGCATCAAGAATATAATACTAGATGTTATCAGAGCTAGAGAGAATCTTCTTTTTAAAACAATGTTAGGAATGAAACTTAAACCAAGGATAATTAAACCAGAGCAGACAACAACCAATAAAACCACAAGAAGGGTAGTAAACATATCAGGTATATTTGCGACATCTAAAAACGGGGTATTTTTATAAACAACCTTATCTATCATTATTTGTGGTACCAAAAACATTTCACTAGACTTGCTAACAACACCGTTATCACTTTCACCGAATAGATACCACCAGGGTTGCATAAGTGAAATCAAAATAAGAGCCATAGCTGTTAGCTTCAAAAAAGTGTTCAATGAAATCTTTTTGATAAATAAAAATACAACAATCACGGCAATGAATACAACCGCTGATAATGTAACAACAGCTGGCATCAATGATTCAATTGTTGTTACAATTTTTTCTTTTCTATCACTAATTAAATTAAAGGTTTTTGTAGCAACTAATTTATCATCTGAAAAAACATTTACCGTGTACTCCCCCGGTGGAAGTTTAAAGTTTTTATCTGAGACTTCAGAAGTGATAACGGTTTTTCCTCTTCTTATTATATCAATTTTTTTGTCAGCATCATCTATTTTTTCTCCCCTTGAATTAAGCAGCTCAAGGTTTAAGTTAAAAATCGCAGTGAACTGCATACCAACAGAATCTAAATTTTCTGGTACTTTGATTGTTTTTTTATCAAAAAAACCACCATAGGATATCTGAAGCTCATAGGTTGCACATGGTAGTTTTTCAAAAACATATTCCCCTGGTGATAACTCAACAGATGTTATTTCAACAGGCTCAATCATCTCATCACTTGTTAACACAGGTCTAACATCAACACCAGGCTCCATGCCAAGAGAATCTTTTATCTTCGTTTTTAGATCATAAACCTCAATATTTACATCCACGTTTTTTTGTTTCATCAACAAATTTTTGTCATATACCAAAAACCCCCTGTAATAAGCCTTAAGGTAATACATTTTTTTCAAACTATACGGCACACCAAAATCCACAGAACCAGAATTCCCAGTAATATTCTCAGAAACAACCGTGTTATTCCCAGTAATAATTTTTAGATCCATATCTTTTATACTGTTACCATTTTGATCATGATATGTGACCCTAAAATTTTTCTCCCAGATACAAAAAACGTTAACATATTGATCACAATTGAGCTCCACAGAATCAAAACCAATAAACCTACGTCCTCCTCTGCTGCTGTTTAAAAAAACCTTTATGCTATAAACACCTGGTGATAATTTAGGGAATTTAAACCTAGGTGCACCAATCAATGGTTTTGATACATTACCAGATGAAACAAACATATTGTCACTATAAAGTTCAACCTCCACAGAGGGTAATAACTTAAATTTATTTGACAATAAAGGCCAAGAAAAAATCCTACCTGTTAACCTCGGTGTTACAGTTAAAACATATATGTTTTCACTACCTTCAAAACCACCATCACCACGACGGTTTTCTGCGAGTGCATGACAAATCTTTGCTTCCTCAGCTACATCCATATACTCTCCATCATCTGAGGAAAAAAACACTGCATCAAACTCTACAACCAGATCGCCAGGGATATTAACATCATGCTTACCACCTTTTTCATATGAATTCCTACCAAAACCAATAGCAGCATAATCAACTTCTGTTCCAACGATACTAAGATACTCCCTTGTGTTTACTCTTAATTGTATACCATCTCTCTCGCTTGTTCCATGTTTAACAATATTTTCATTAGACGAAAAAATAACTGCATGAACCTTACCCTTTTTTCCTTCATCATAAGATATCCACGCATCACCTCCAAGGTCACAGTCATCCTTATATGATATTATCCACTCTCTCTCTTTATTCTCTGGGTTAGTATTTACACGATATTCCCTTATGTTACCATCTTCTCCATAAAAATGTAGATATGGTAGAATATCCCCAAAAACCATTTTTTTGATTCGAGCGCTCCTAGATTTTAAAGACCCCAGCATACCATAGGTTCCATCAGCATCTACTATCCCAGTTACAACCCCGTCTTTCAAAACCTCATGTTTCACATGAACATAAATTCTTTTTTCTCTACCTGGCGAGTAATAATACTTAAATGTGTTTGTGGTGCGTAGATCCTTCCCCGAGGATTCACTGATGATTCCAAACTCTACCATCAAGTTACCATCTACGCAGATACCTTTAGAGACAAGGACTTGGTCAGAGGATATCTCATCTTCGTCCTTAACCCCATTAAAATAAGAAAAATAAAATGATACCCCTTGGTCGATCATTTCTACATCAAATTCTTTGACACCATATTTCATCTTTGCTATAGTCTGAGCAAACCTGCGGTTCATTATCTGTCCCTTTTGCCCAACTGCGTAAACACAATAACCATCTTCAGTTATCCTGTAGTAATCCACTTCTAATGAGATCCCAGAAATAGGTTCAACATAGTAGTATGCATCCTTTATGTTAACATGGTCCACATAATTCGGGGATGGTTTTTCTTCGTCATCATAGTAAACAAAATATCTCTCGTTTCCATTGGCTATATCAGGTATTAGAAAAACTAATCCGCATCTGCAAACATAGTTTGTTCCAGAATATTTTAGGTCGTATATTTGTGATTCTAGCTCATACCATTGTTTTCCATCCCAACAAACTACACGTATTGAATGTTTCAGGGTGTCTTTTGCCCAACATGGTTTTTCAAAGTTGATGAACATGTCGATGGGCTGGGATTTTGCATAAGGGTTACTTGTGTCTATTGGAATTTTTATCTCTTGGTTGTATGACCAGTTTTTATCCCACCAAGGTGGTGTTGCTTGTTGGGAGTTAACATTTATGCTTAAAGCTGATGATAATAAAAGCAGTATCATTGTGTAAATTATTATTGATTTTTTAGTTTGCATTAATCCCCCGATTAATTTTTTTCAATTAGGTTTTTAATATATTAATATTTATTGATGATAGTGTCTCGTTGATATATAATAACTTTGTTTTACAATAGTTACAGGAAATCTGTTTTTTGTGGTGTCTGTTGTAAACAAAGATTTATATATGGTTTTTTAAATATATTTATTAGTTTGGAAAATATTGGTTGGTTGCTGTGAACAAAAAAATAGTGTTTATAATAACAACAGTATTTCTTTTATCATTATTAGCAGGTTGTATAAACTGGAGTGGCCACCAAGATGATAAAAAAGATCAATCACAGAACCTGCTTCCAGTACCAATCATTAAGGGCCCTGAAGAAGCTTTTTTTGGTGATCCAATAGAATTTACTGCAACAGGTTCATATGATCCTGATGGCACTATTGAATCATATTTCTGGAGCTTTGGTGATAACAAAACCGCAGATACACCAACTGTTACTCACACCTATGTTTTTGACAACAATTTTGATATAGAATATCCACTTATCTATTCTGTTATCCTAAACGTTAAGGATAACAACGGCTCTTATGAGACTGCTTTGCATCTAATAATGCTCTACCCAAAGGAATACAGATTTTATCTGAACCAAGGGAAACTATCAGTGGAGAAGCCTTCTTCAAATAAAGATACTTTGAAAGCTTCTTTTGGTAAAATCCTCTCACTACAAGAAATCTTATATGAACTGGATGATCCTGTTTTCATCAAAGAATGTAGATGGAATGCGACTATTTACATCCAGAAACCAAGGTTAGCCTTTGTTAGAAGCATCTCTTTATCTCTCTACGACCAAAATAATAGTAAGATATCACAGAAAGATGTTAGTTTTGGTTTATTTGATCTTTGGAAAGAAAAAACTGTTTTGGTTAATGGTGAAATCAACAAATCTGAGAGATTCAAATCTGCTAAACTTGTTGTATATGGTTTTACACTTGGTAAAAAAATAAATGTTTTGTATGGTGGCGATACAGCTAGTAGTATATGTTTTGATTTTACGTAACATCGTTTATTCTTTTTTCAAACTCCAATAGGTTAGAAACGGTAAATTTTTCTTTGTTTTTTCCTTCACGTTTTAGATAAAAGGATCTTATGCCAACCTTTTTTGGTATTTGATAATCGAATTCTTTGTGGTCCCCGATGTGTATCATTTCATTTGGTTCGATTCTTAGTTTATCGCAAATCATGAGGTAGAACTCTGCTATTTTTTTTACTTTATGGAAATCAGATGTTGATGAAAAAACATGGGTGAAATATTTTTTTAGTCCTGATTCTTTTAGTTCTATGTCTATGAACTCTTTTTTAGCGTTTGAGATTACTATGAGATCGTATTTTTTGTGTAATCTTTTTAGAACATCTGGTACTTCAGGGTATGGTTCGATGATATGTTTGTAGTTTTCTAGTAGTTTTTTCCAGCTGTGTTTTAGGTTGAATTTATCAAACCAGTAGCTTATGTCATACCATTCTGTTTTTTTGTCTGTTACCTTATCATATTCTTTCAGCAAGTGTTGTTTTGCTTCTTCAAATTTTATGTTTTTTTCTTGTGCGTAGATTTTTGGTAGACCCTTTAGCCAGACTGCATCTGCGAATGTTCTTTTTATCAATGTGTCGTCTAAATCAAAGGATATGGTTTTTATCATAAAGATGTAGATCGCATATTATTGATTGTATATTAATTTGTGTAGTTGAGTTAATGTTTTTAAAGAAATAGATGTTAATCAACTGATTGATGTATATGGATATCAAGGATGTGATAAGAGCGCGTCATAGTGTCAGGAGTTTTTCAGATAAAAAGATACCAGGAAGACTGATTTATGAGCTTATAGAGTATGCTAACCTTGCGCCATCTGCTGGTAACCTGCAGGCAAGGGAATTCATAGTGGTAGACGACCCTGGGATCAAAAAAAGACTATGTGCCGCTGCTTTGAACCAGGATTTTATTGTTGAGGCTCCTGTTAGTATAGTTGTCTGTGCAAATTTAAACCGCATAAACCCATATGGTAAAAGAGGAAGAGAACTATATTGTCTACAAGATGCTGCCGCCGCAGTGGAACACATACTACTGTTGGCTGTAGACTATGGTTTAGGGGCTTGTTGGGTTGGCGCATTCGATGAAAACAAGGTATCTGAGATACTAAACCTACCAGAATATGTCAGACCTGTTGCAATCATCCCAATAGGTTACCCAAAAGGTGAAATAGAAACTACAGGTAGGATCCAAACAAATGAATTGATTCATAAAAACAGGTGGTGAAAAAAAATATATGGATGCAATAGAGGCTATTCTCTCTAGGAGAAGCATAAGAAAATACATAAATAAACCAATACCAAAAGAAGTGATAAAAGAACTATTAGAGGCAGGTATGAGTGCCCCATCTGCTGGCAACGAACAACCCTGGCATTTCATATTGATAAACGACCCAAAAATTTTGAAGGAAATACCATCATTCCATAATCATGCACAGATGTTGAACGAGGCATCAACAGCTATACTTGTTTGTAACGATAAACGTTTGGATAAACATGGGGAGATGTGGATACAAGATTGTTCTGCAGCAACAGAAAACATACTGATAGCTGTTAACGCAAAAGGACTAGGTGGCGTATGGTTAGGTATTTACCCGAGAGAAGAAAGAATGAATGGTATGCGGAAACTATTGAGCATCCCAGAATATATCATACCCTTTTCTTTGATATCTATTGGTTACCCTGGAGAGAGAAAACCTCCAGCAAACAGGTATGATGCTTCTAGGGTTCATCAAAACAAATGGTGATAATCTTTTTTTTATTCCCCTAAGACCTGAACCACTAGCCTTCTGTTCCTTGGTCTAGTATCAAATTCTATGAAAACGATTTGCTGCCATGTACCATGGACTATCTTACCCTCTATGACTGGAACAGTTATACTTGGGCCTATTAGACTAGCACGCACATGTGAATGACCATTATCATCATGCCATGTCTCATGATGTTTGTAATATATGTTTTTAGGAGCAACTCTTTCTAGTGCATCCGGTAAATCTTTCATTAAACCAGGCTCGTACTCAGCTGTGGTAACCGCCCCTGTTGATCCTGGTACAAATATGCAGACTACGCCGTTTTTAATTTCTGATTTATCAACAATTTTTTGTACATCATCTGTTATGTCAACTATGTCTGTTTCTTTTTTTGTTTTTATGTTTATTTCACCACAATACACGCCCATAATTTATTCCACCAAAAAATAAATAATCTAAACTTTTATTTTACGTCCAGCAGCATCTCTTTTATAAACACCAAAATCCTCAGTTTTTTTCAATGTTTCCCCATCAAAAACAGGACCATCTTTACAAACTCTGAGGCCCTCGCCTATACAACATTGGCCACAGATGCCTATGCCACATTTCATGTATCGTTCAAGCGAAGCCTGAAAAGGTATGTTTTTGCTTATGTCTAAAAGTTTTTTCATCATAACCTCAGGGCCACATGTTAAAACAGAGTCAAAACTTTTTTCACTTAAAATTTTTTTGGCAAGATCTGATGCAAACCCTTCGTAGCCCTTTGAACCATCATCTGTTGAAACATAAACCTCTGCACCACATTCTCTGAATCTATCCTCAAAAAACAACTCGTTTTTATTTTTCACACCAATCACAACCGTAGATAACATGTTTTTACGAGCAGCTTCTTCAACAGCGGGTGC
This window encodes:
- a CDS encoding transposase, which produces MVKQSFQYIQGKLLGTGRGNMCSYALDVPDCNSQSLQHFVSNSPWNHRPVLDHIQRDVIEYVGDKTDGSVHIDECGFPKQGTDSVGV
- a CDS encoding carboxypeptidase regulatory-like domain-containing protein, yielding MQTKKSIIIYTMILLLLSSALSINVNSQQATPPWWDKNWSYNQEIKIPIDTSNPYAKSQPIDMFINFEKPCWAKDTLKHSIRVVCWDGKQWYELESQIYDLKYSGTNYVCRCGLVFLIPDIANGNERYFVYYDDEEKPSPNYVDHVNIKDAYYYVEPISGISLEVDYYRITEDGYCVYAVGQKGQIMNRRFAQTIAKMKYGVKEFDVEMIDQGVSFYFSYFNGVKDEDEISSDQVLVSKGICVDGNLMVEFGIISESSGKDLRTTNTFKYYYSPGREKRIYVHVKHEVLKDGVVTGIVDADGTYGMLGSLKSRSARIKKMVFGDILPYLHFYGEDGNIREYRVNTNPENKEREWIISYKDDCDLGGDAWISYDEGKKGKVHAVIFSSNENIVKHGTSERDGIQLRVNTREYLSIVGTEVDYAAIGFGRNSYEKGGKHDVNIPGDLVVEFDAVFFSSDDGEYMDVAEEAKICHALAENRRGDGGFEGSENIYVLTVTPRLTGRIFSWPLLSNKFKLLPSVEVELYSDNMFVSSGNVSKPLIGAPRFKFPKLSPGVYSIKVFLNSSRGGRRFIGFDSVELNCDQYVNVFCIWEKNFRVTYHDQNGNSIKDMDLKIITGNNTVVSENITGNSGSVDFGVPYSLKKMYYLKAYYRGFLVYDKNLLMKQKNVDVNIEVYDLKTKIKDSLGMEPGVDVRPVLTSDEMIEPVEITSVELSPGEYVFEKLPCATYELQISYGGFFDKKTIKVPENLDSVGMQFTAIFNLNLELLNSRGEKIDDADKKIDIIRRGKTVITSEVSDKNFKLPPGEYTVNVFSDDKLVATKTFNLISDRKEKIVTTIESLMPAVVTLSAVVFIAVIVVFLFIKKISLNTFLKLTAMALILISLMQPWWYLFGESDNGVVSKSSEMFLVPQIMIDKVVYKNTPFLDVANIPDMFTTLLVVLLVVVCSGLIILGLSFIPNIVLKRRFSLALITSSIIFLMLVVIAFYFGMSLITELTLGSLTGEGILDVTLPNGNAVYIPSKWGLGTGFYLCIAAALTAMFAGILDFFKKEGWPKRFKK
- a CDS encoding PKD domain-containing protein; translation: MNKKIVFIITTVFLLSLLAGCINWSGHQDDKKDQSQNLLPVPIIKGPEEAFFGDPIEFTATGSYDPDGTIESYFWSFGDNKTADTPTVTHTYVFDNNFDIEYPLIYSVILNVKDNNGSYETALHLIMLYPKEYRFYLNQGKLSVEKPSSNKDTLKASFGKILSLQEILYELDDPVFIKECRWNATIYIQKPRLAFVRSISLSLYDQNNSKISQKDVSFGLFDLWKEKTVLVNGEINKSERFKSAKLVVYGFTLGKKINVLYGGDTASSICFDFT
- a CDS encoding HAD family hydrolase; this translates as MIKTISFDLDDTLIKRTFADAVWLKGLPKIYAQEKNIKFEEAKQHLLKEYDKVTDKKTEWYDISYWFDKFNLKHSWKKLLENYKHIIEPYPEVPDVLKRLHKKYDLIVISNAKKEFIDIELKESGLKKYFTHVFSSTSDFHKVKKIAEFYLMICDKLRIEPNEMIHIGDHKEFDYQIPKKVGIRSFYLKREGKNKEKFTVSNLLEFEKRINDVT
- a CDS encoding nitroreductase family protein, coding for MYMDIKDVIRARHSVRSFSDKKIPGRLIYELIEYANLAPSAGNLQAREFIVVDDPGIKKRLCAAALNQDFIVEAPVSIVVCANLNRINPYGKRGRELYCLQDAAAAVEHILLLAVDYGLGACWVGAFDENKVSEILNLPEYVRPVAIIPIGYPKGEIETTGRIQTNELIHKNRW
- a CDS encoding nitroreductase family protein is translated as MDAIEAILSRRSIRKYINKPIPKEVIKELLEAGMSAPSAGNEQPWHFILINDPKILKEIPSFHNHAQMLNEASTAILVCNDKRLDKHGEMWIQDCSAATENILIAVNAKGLGGVWLGIYPREERMNGMRKLLSIPEYIIPFSLISIGYPGERKPPANRYDASRVHQNKW
- a CDS encoding secondary thiamine-phosphate synthase enzyme YjbQ; translation: MGVYCGEINIKTKKETDIVDITDDVQKIVDKSEIKNGVVCIFVPGSTGAVTTAEYEPGLMKDLPDALERVAPKNIYYKHHETWHDDNGHSHVRASLIGPSITVPVIEGKIVHGTWQQIVFIEFDTRPRNRRLVVQVLGE
- a CDS encoding dihydroorotate dehydrogenase electron transfer subunit translates to MNGPMIKSIVESRIEAKNIKTILFEYPNKMIPGQFFMIWIPGVDEIPMSVSYIDKKIKGITFKKVGEATDALFKLKKGDKIGVRGPYGNGFKVNGKRILFVGGGTGIGMLAPAVEEAARKNMLSTVVIGVKNKNELFFEDRFRECGAEVYVSTDDGSKGYEGFASDLAKKILSEKSFDSVLTCGPEVMMKKLLDISKNIPFQASLERYMKCGIGICGQCCIGEGLRVCKDGPVFDGETLKKTEDFGVYKRDAAGRKIKV